In the genome of Flexistipes sinusarabici DSM 4947, one region contains:
- the rsmD gene encoding 16S rRNA (guanine(966)-N(2))-methyltransferase RsmD produces MRVTSGFLKGRQVTLPKSSRIRPTTDKIRLALFSIIQDRIQSAFVLDLFAGSGIFGVEALSRGAGWVDFVDINVSSVKKNTSDIDIKNFRIIKKDFRRFLKSCEKRKYNIVFIDPPYGFYSPREILTLVKNNEILEKNGILIYEEHINTDIDYSGTGMKLTDERRYGDTMIRIFRGEQ; encoded by the coding sequence TTGAGGGTAACTTCAGGCTTTTTAAAGGGCAGACAAGTCACTTTGCCGAAATCCTCCAGGATAAGGCCAACCACCGATAAAATAAGATTAGCCTTGTTTTCTATAATTCAGGACAGAATCCAGTCCGCTTTTGTTCTGGATTTGTTTGCCGGTTCCGGAATATTCGGTGTGGAAGCGTTAAGCAGGGGTGCAGGATGGGTTGACTTTGTGGACATAAATGTTTCATCAGTCAAAAAAAATACTTCAGATATCGATATAAAAAACTTCAGAATTATAAAGAAAGATTTCAGAAGATTCCTTAAAAGCTGTGAAAAAAGAAAGTATAATATTGTTTTTATAGACCCTCCCTATGGTTTTTACTCACCCAGAGAAATCCTGACGTTAGTAAAAAATAACGAAATACTTGAAAAAAATGGCATTCTGATTTATGAAGAACATATAAACACCGATATTGATTACTCCGGGACAGGTATGAAACTAACGGATGAGCGAAGATATGGAGACACGATGATTCGTATATTCAGAGGAGAACAATGA
- the coaD gene encoding pantetheine-phosphate adenylyltransferase — MTAIYPGTFDPLTNGHLDIIERGAKMFNHLLVAIAENPGKNPLFTLEERVDSTISATKHLPNVNVEPFSCLLSNFMQKKKINVLLRGLRAVSDFEYELQLALMNRQLNEECETVFLMPNMSYIFLSSSMIREIARLGGDVKKFVPDSVERLIAEKFN; from the coding sequence ATGACCGCTATCTACCCGGGTACTTTTGATCCTCTAACCAACGGTCACCTCGATATTATTGAGCGCGGCGCAAAAATGTTTAACCATCTTCTTGTGGCAATAGCAGAAAATCCCGGTAAAAATCCACTTTTCACCCTTGAAGAACGCGTTGATTCCACCATAAGTGCTACAAAACACCTGCCCAATGTAAACGTTGAGCCGTTCAGCTGTCTGCTCTCCAACTTCATGCAGAAGAAAAAGATAAACGTCTTATTAAGGGGGTTAAGAGCTGTCTCTGACTTTGAGTACGAACTTCAGCTTGCTCTGATGAACAGACAGCTCAACGAAGAATGTGAAACGGTTTTCCTCATGCCCAATATGAGTTATATCTTCCTGAGTTCAAGCATGATTCGCGAGATTGCAAGATTGGGAGGTGACGTTAAAAAATTCGTTCCTGATTCTGTCGAAAGGCTCATTGCAGAAAAATTTAATTGA
- a CDS encoding radical SAM protein, with amino-acid sequence MSKICPVFIPFAGCTNRCLYCDQNSLTGFSQSEITHSVVSQIKTVTSSGSFNKIAFFGGSFTCLQEELRQTMYRISREYGFEEIRVSTRPDCINKNIIDELKTNCVTEVELGIQTLNDKALSENLRPYDANKALKSLRMSCENFYTVAQVMPGMYSDSADEFLEGFEVLLSFKPRGFRLYPTVIFKNTPLEKYYKVGEYTPLTLSEALQICLYCTAACISNGTEILRIGIPTENLDYSDIAAGPFHPAFGDLIRTLALMLYFSESGNNLVSSKDGSRAAGYKSLVKKLSLYKIVDGNNLFDMHQVYKFIREQFIEGNFRLFKGQTSHFAEILQDKANHR; translated from the coding sequence ATGAGTAAGATCTGCCCTGTCTTTATCCCATTTGCAGGATGTACTAACAGATGCCTTTATTGTGATCAAAACAGTTTAACCGGGTTCAGCCAATCAGAGATTACTCACTCCGTAGTTTCTCAAATAAAAACCGTTACTTCTTCAGGCAGTTTTAATAAAATTGCCTTTTTCGGCGGAAGCTTTACCTGTCTTCAGGAAGAATTACGGCAGACGATGTACAGAATAAGCCGGGAATACGGATTCGAAGAAATAAGGGTATCAACCCGCCCTGACTGTATAAACAAAAATATTATTGATGAGTTAAAGACAAACTGCGTTACAGAAGTGGAGCTGGGTATCCAGACATTGAATGATAAAGCACTCTCTGAAAATTTAAGACCTTACGATGCAAACAAGGCTCTCAAATCTTTACGGATGTCTTGTGAAAACTTTTACACAGTAGCCCAGGTGATGCCCGGAATGTACAGCGATTCAGCAGATGAATTTTTAGAAGGATTTGAAGTTTTGCTTTCATTTAAACCCCGCGGCTTTAGACTCTATCCCACCGTTATCTTCAAAAACACACCTCTGGAAAAATATTACAAAGTCGGTGAATACACTCCTCTGACACTCAGTGAAGCGTTACAGATTTGTCTGTACTGTACTGCAGCGTGCATAAGTAACGGAACAGAAATACTGAGAATCGGTATACCCACTGAAAACCTTGACTATTCGGATATCGCAGCAGGCCCTTTTCATCCGGCTTTCGGAGATCTGATAAGAACCCTTGCTCTTATGCTCTATTTTAGTGAAAGCGGCAACAACCTCGTCTCATCAAAAGACGGCAGCAGGGCAGCAGGATATAAATCTCTTGTGAAAAAACTTTCATTGTATAAAATAGTGGATGGAAACAATCTGTTTGATATGCACCAGGTTTATAAATTCATCCGGGAGCAATTCATTGAGGGTAACTTCAGGCTTTTTAAAGGGCAGACAAGTCACTTTGCCGAAATCCTCCAGGATAAGGCCAACCACCGATAA